Proteins from one Candidatus Zixiibacteriota bacterium genomic window:
- a CDS encoding ECF-type sigma factor: MQVIAQAYWKPVYKYLRLKFRMPEEAAADTTQSFFVAVIEKSFFATYDPTRARFRTFLRTCLDRFVMNQEQKESRQKRGGSTEILSLDFDSAEFEIQRTGTSQDPSPDRMFEIEWVRSLLSIAVDQLRETCEQSAKKTHYVLFCDYNLSREEAAEPLTYAALAAKHGLTTEAVTNYLAWARREFRRIVLEAIRDMTATDEEYREEVRTVLGIDP, translated from the coding sequence ATGCAAGTAATTGCTCAAGCCTACTGGAAACCCGTCTACAAATATCTTCGATTGAAATTCAGGATGCCGGAAGAGGCTGCAGCCGATACCACCCAGAGCTTCTTCGTGGCCGTAATCGAGAAGAGCTTCTTCGCCACGTATGACCCGACCCGCGCCCGGTTCCGTACTTTTCTGCGTACGTGCCTCGATCGGTTTGTCATGAATCAGGAACAGAAAGAATCACGCCAGAAGCGCGGAGGAAGCACGGAGATTCTGTCTCTTGACTTTGATTCAGCGGAATTTGAGATACAGCGGACCGGCACGTCACAGGATCCATCGCCGGACAGGATGTTTGAGATAGAGTGGGTTCGGTCGCTGTTATCGATTGCCGTGGACCAGCTGCGTGAGACTTGCGAGCAATCCGCGAAAAAGACGCATTATGTCCTCTTTTGCGACTATAACCTGAGCCGTGAGGAAGCTGCCGAGCCTCTCACATACGCCGCTCTCGCCGCGAAACACGGATTGACAACCGAGGCGGTAACCAATTACCTGGCGTGGGCGCGGCGGGAATTCCGAAGGATCGTGCTCGAAGCCATTAGGGATATGACCGCGACCGATGAGGAATACCGCGAAGAAGTCCGAACCGTACTGGGAATCGACCCATAA
- a CDS encoding serine/threonine-protein kinase, whose protein sequence is MTFLDNSNLERLRHLIDYPDLSGTPYTMVRKVATGGMGTVFVVDDTRLHRAVALKVLTIPDDTGALSERMIREAQTVAQLEHPGIVPIHEVGRLADSRVYYTMKYVEGQTLAEHPRHPDDLPAMLRVVQRVCEAVAFAHARGVIHRDIKPSNMMLGAFGEVLVMDWGIAAWRLPDTPPDRSREHGPDQPAGSTADGALSGTPTYMSPEQAAGDGSAVDAGSDIYSLGAVLYFVQTGRGPFDDVSGDSIRKAVVNGEFPPPRRLDRRLDRRLEAICMKAMALNKTVRYQSAVELSDDITRWLDGCPVTAYRDHLWERSARWVGRHQFIVLIILAYILVRFFILFLLGY, encoded by the coding sequence ATGACATTTCTCGACAACAGCAATCTGGAGCGGCTTCGACACCTGATCGACTACCCTGATTTATCCGGCACGCCCTACACCATGGTCAGGAAAGTGGCCACCGGTGGGATGGGGACGGTGTTCGTGGTGGACGACACCCGGCTTCATCGGGCAGTAGCCCTGAAAGTGCTGACTATCCCGGACGATACCGGTGCGCTGTCGGAACGAATGATTCGGGAGGCGCAAACGGTGGCGCAGCTGGAGCATCCCGGTATCGTCCCGATTCACGAGGTCGGACGGCTGGCCGACAGCCGGGTTTACTACACGATGAAATACGTCGAAGGGCAGACGCTTGCGGAGCATCCGCGCCATCCGGACGATCTGCCCGCCATGCTCCGGGTGGTTCAGCGGGTTTGCGAGGCGGTGGCATTCGCCCACGCCCGGGGGGTGATCCATCGCGATATCAAACCATCCAACATGATGTTAGGGGCGTTCGGCGAGGTCCTGGTCATGGACTGGGGAATCGCCGCGTGGCGACTGCCGGACACTCCCCCGGACCGTTCCCGGGAGCACGGTCCCGACCAACCGGCAGGTTCTACTGCCGATGGCGCCCTTAGCGGCACCCCGACATATATGTCGCCGGAGCAGGCGGCCGGGGATGGATCGGCAGTCGACGCCGGCAGTGATATCTACTCGCTCGGCGCCGTGCTGTACTTCGTCCAGACCGGGCGCGGGCCCTTTGATGATGTCTCCGGTGATTCCATACGCAAGGCGGTGGTCAACGGGGAATTCCCCCCACCGCGGCGGTTGGACCGGCGGCTCGACCGTCGGCTCGAGGCCATATGCATGAAAGCGATGGCGCTGAACAAAACAGTTCGCTACCAATCGGCGGTCGAGCTGTCGGACGATATCACGCGCTGGCTCGACGGGTGTCCGGTGACAGCTTACCGCGACCACCTGTGGGAGCGCTCCGCGCGGTGGGTGGGCCGGCATCAGTTTATCGTCCTGATTATCCTGGCGTATATTCTCGTCCGGTTTTTCATACTATTTTTGCTTGGCTATTAA
- a CDS encoding VOC family protein, translated as MGQPVVHFEIGGAKSDQLREFYSKAFDWKIQMYGEMQYGLVAAEGPGSIGGGIGQSPEPTGPYVTIYIQSSDLGADLKRIESLGGRTILKPTPIPGIGSMALFADPEGNTLGLFKPGE; from the coding sequence ATGGGACAGCCTGTGGTTCATTTCGAAATCGGCGGCGCCAAAAGCGATCAGCTTCGTGAATTCTATAGCAAGGCGTTTGATTGGAAGATACAAATGTACGGTGAGATGCAGTACGGGCTGGTGGCTGCAGAAGGGCCCGGGAGTATCGGTGGAGGAATCGGGCAGTCGCCGGAACCGACCGGACCGTACGTTACAATCTACATTCAGTCGAGCGATCTCGGTGCCGATCTGAAGCGGATCGAGTCGCTGGGCGGTCGGACGATACTCAAGCCGACACCGATTCCGGGGATCGGCAGCATGGCGCTGTTCGCCGACCCAGAGGGCAACACGCTGGGGTTGTTTAAGCCGGGCGAATAG